One genomic window of Punica granatum isolate Tunisia-2019 chromosome 1, ASM765513v2, whole genome shotgun sequence includes the following:
- the LOC116215608 gene encoding ATP-dependent DNA helicase 2 subunit KU70 isoform X5, protein MDMELDPDEVFRDDEDDAEAEYFRERASTKELAVYLIDASPKMFLTHSPSEKHMKDESHFHITMSCILSSLKTQIISRSYDEVAICFFNTREKKNLQDLNGVFVFNVGDRESLDRPTAKFIKELSQLEEKFAKEIGSQYGIVAGSRENSLYNALWVAQALLRKGSARTADKRILLFTNEDDPFGNIKGATKTDMTRTTQQRAKDAQDLGISIELFPLSEPHKEFDLSRFYADMIGIDDDGIAEFMSAIGAKFEDMEYELKRRMIKKRIVKTLTFTIANGLAIEVNTYALVRPTVPGSTVWLDSVTNQPLKIERSFICADTGALMEEPTKRFQTYQNMNVKFSVEELSEIKREVLGSTLIFVALHRSMLRLNRFAVAFYGNPSHPQLVAIVAQDEVKVAGGQVEPPGMHIIYLPYADDIRPIEEFQMSPENPVPRASDEQIDKAAALMKRIDLKGFSITQLSNPALQRHYAVLQALALEEDELPETKDKTLPDEEGMSRPTVVNAIDQFKHSVYGDQYEARSSAGDDNMSEASKKRKASAGNAVKECENYNWAEMAESGKLTTLTVVELKYYLTAHNLPVSGKKEDLISRIKMHLRK, encoded by the exons aTGGATATGGAGCTTGACCCGGACGAAGTCTTCAGAGACGATGAAGACGATGCTGAGGCAGAATACTTTCGG GAAAGGGCGTCAACTAAGGAACTGGCGGTCTACTTGATCGATGCTTCCCCTAAAATGTTCCTCACTCACTCTCCTTCG GAGAAACATATGAAAGATGAGAGTCATTTCCATATCACCATGAGCTGTATCTTATCGTCATTGAAGACTCAAATCATCAGCAGGTCATATGATGAAGTTGCAATATGCTTCTTTAACACT AGGGAAAAGAAGAATCTGCAGGACTTAAATGGTGTCTTTGTGTTTAATGTTGGTGATCGGGAGTCTCTAGACAGGCCAACCGCGAAATTCATTAAGGAACTTTCTCAGTTAGAGG AAAAGTTTGCAAAAGAAATTGGAAGTCAATATGGTATCGTGGCTGGTTCTCGGGAAAATTCACTTTACAATGCTCTCTGGGTTGCACAGGCACTTCTTCGTAAAGG ATCTGCAAGGACAGCTGACAAGCGTATTCTTCTTTTCACGAATGAGGATGATCCTTTTGGGAACATAAAAGGAGCCACTAAAACAGATATGACAAGGACCACACAGCAACGAGCAAAA gATGCACAAGATCTAGGCATATCGATTGAGCTTTTTCCATTGAGTGAGCCTCACAAAGAGTTTGATCTTTCTCGTTTCTATGCT GATATGATTGGAATTGACGACGACGGTATTGCTGAATTTATGTCTGCAATAGGAGCAAA ATTCGAAGATATGGAATATGAGCTAAAAAGGCGTATGATCAAGAAGCGCATTGTCAAGACATTGACATTTACAATTGCTAATGGACTTGCAATTGAAGTTAATACTTATGCTTTGGTTCGGCCAACAGTACCAG GGTCAACTGTCTGGCTTGATTCTGTCACCAATCAACCTTTGAAG ATAGAGAGATCTTTCATCTGTGCGGATACTGGGGCATTGATGGAAGAGCCTACAAAACGCTTTCAAACTTATCAGAA TATGAACGTCAAGTTTTCAGTGGAGGAACTATCCGAAATAAAGAGG GAAGTACTTGGAAGCACTCTCATTTTTGTTGCCTTGCATAGATCCATGTTGCGTTTGAACCG TTTTGCAGTTGCATTTTATGGCAATCCATCTCATCCTCAATTGGTCGCCATTGTTGCTCAA GATGAGGTAAAAGTTGCTGGTGGTCAGGTTGAGCCACCGGGAATGCACATTATTTATCTTCCATATGCAGATGACATCAGACCCATCGAAGAG TTTCAGATGAGCCCAGAAAATCCAGTACCTCGGGCAAGTGATGAACAAATTGACAAAGCTGCTGCACTGATGAAACGAATTGATCTGAAGGGCTTCTCCATCACCCAGTTGAGCAATCCCG CTTTGCAGAGACACTATGCGGTTTTACAAGCCTTAGCTCTGGAAGAGGATGAATTGCCTGAAACCAAGGACAAAACGCTTCCTGATGAGGAAGGCATGTCTCG ACCTACAGTTGTTAATGCAATCGACCAATTCAAGCATTCTGTTTATGGAGATCAGTATGAGGCTAGGAGCTCTGCCGGTGACGACAACATGAGTGAGGCCTCAAAAAAGCGAAAGGCAAGCGCTGGGAACGCTGTAAAGGAGTGTGAGAACTACAACTGGGCTGAAATGGCTGAGAGTGGGAAG TTGACGACATTGACTGTGGTGGAGCTGAAATACTACTTGACAGCACACAACCTCCCCGTTTCAGGGAAGAAGGAAGATCTCATCAGCAGAATAAAGATGCATTTGAGGAA GTAA
- the LOC116215608 gene encoding ATP-dependent DNA helicase 2 subunit KU70 isoform X1 produces the protein MDMELDPDEVFRDDEDDAEAEYFRERASTKELAVYLIDASPKMFLTHSPSEKHMKDESHFHITMSCILSSLKTQIISRSYDEVAICFFNTREKKNLQDLNGVFVFNVGDRESLDRPTAKFIKELSQLEEKFAKEIGSQYGIVAGSRENSLYNALWVAQALLRKGSARTADKRILLFTNEDDPFGNIKGATKTDMTRTTQQRAKDAQDLGISIELFPLSEPHKEFDLSRFYADMIGIDDDGIAEFMSAIGAKFEDMEYELKRRMIKKRIVKTLTFTIANGLAIEVNTYALVRPTVPGSTVWLDSVTNQPLKIERSFICADTGALMEEPTKRFQTYQNMNVKFSVEELSEIKRVSTAQLRLLGFKPLNCLKDYHNLRPSTFIFPTDEEVLGSTLIFVALHRSMLRLNRFAVAFYGNPSHPQLVAIVAQDEVKVAGGQVEPPGMHIIYLPYADDIRPIEEFQMSPENPVPRASDEQIDKAAALMKRIDLKGFSITQLSNPALQRHYAVLQALALEEDELPETKDKTLPDEEGMSRPTVVNAIDQFKHSVYGDQYEARSSAGDDNMSEASKKRKASAGNAVKECENYNWAEMAESGKLTTLTVVELKYYLTAHNLPVSGKKEDLISRIKMHLRK, from the exons aTGGATATGGAGCTTGACCCGGACGAAGTCTTCAGAGACGATGAAGACGATGCTGAGGCAGAATACTTTCGG GAAAGGGCGTCAACTAAGGAACTGGCGGTCTACTTGATCGATGCTTCCCCTAAAATGTTCCTCACTCACTCTCCTTCG GAGAAACATATGAAAGATGAGAGTCATTTCCATATCACCATGAGCTGTATCTTATCGTCATTGAAGACTCAAATCATCAGCAGGTCATATGATGAAGTTGCAATATGCTTCTTTAACACT AGGGAAAAGAAGAATCTGCAGGACTTAAATGGTGTCTTTGTGTTTAATGTTGGTGATCGGGAGTCTCTAGACAGGCCAACCGCGAAATTCATTAAGGAACTTTCTCAGTTAGAGG AAAAGTTTGCAAAAGAAATTGGAAGTCAATATGGTATCGTGGCTGGTTCTCGGGAAAATTCACTTTACAATGCTCTCTGGGTTGCACAGGCACTTCTTCGTAAAGG ATCTGCAAGGACAGCTGACAAGCGTATTCTTCTTTTCACGAATGAGGATGATCCTTTTGGGAACATAAAAGGAGCCACTAAAACAGATATGACAAGGACCACACAGCAACGAGCAAAA gATGCACAAGATCTAGGCATATCGATTGAGCTTTTTCCATTGAGTGAGCCTCACAAAGAGTTTGATCTTTCTCGTTTCTATGCT GATATGATTGGAATTGACGACGACGGTATTGCTGAATTTATGTCTGCAATAGGAGCAAA ATTCGAAGATATGGAATATGAGCTAAAAAGGCGTATGATCAAGAAGCGCATTGTCAAGACATTGACATTTACAATTGCTAATGGACTTGCAATTGAAGTTAATACTTATGCTTTGGTTCGGCCAACAGTACCAG GGTCAACTGTCTGGCTTGATTCTGTCACCAATCAACCTTTGAAG ATAGAGAGATCTTTCATCTGTGCGGATACTGGGGCATTGATGGAAGAGCCTACAAAACGCTTTCAAACTTATCAGAA TATGAACGTCAAGTTTTCAGTGGAGGAACTATCCGAAATAAAGAGGGTATCAACTGCCCAGCTTCGTCTTCTTGGATTCAAGCCATTGAATTGCTTAAAAGATTACCACAACTTGAGGCCatcaacttttatttttcctacTGATGAG GAAGTACTTGGAAGCACTCTCATTTTTGTTGCCTTGCATAGATCCATGTTGCGTTTGAACCG TTTTGCAGTTGCATTTTATGGCAATCCATCTCATCCTCAATTGGTCGCCATTGTTGCTCAA GATGAGGTAAAAGTTGCTGGTGGTCAGGTTGAGCCACCGGGAATGCACATTATTTATCTTCCATATGCAGATGACATCAGACCCATCGAAGAG TTTCAGATGAGCCCAGAAAATCCAGTACCTCGGGCAAGTGATGAACAAATTGACAAAGCTGCTGCACTGATGAAACGAATTGATCTGAAGGGCTTCTCCATCACCCAGTTGAGCAATCCCG CTTTGCAGAGACACTATGCGGTTTTACAAGCCTTAGCTCTGGAAGAGGATGAATTGCCTGAAACCAAGGACAAAACGCTTCCTGATGAGGAAGGCATGTCTCG ACCTACAGTTGTTAATGCAATCGACCAATTCAAGCATTCTGTTTATGGAGATCAGTATGAGGCTAGGAGCTCTGCCGGTGACGACAACATGAGTGAGGCCTCAAAAAAGCGAAAGGCAAGCGCTGGGAACGCTGTAAAGGAGTGTGAGAACTACAACTGGGCTGAAATGGCTGAGAGTGGGAAG TTGACGACATTGACTGTGGTGGAGCTGAAATACTACTTGACAGCACACAACCTCCCCGTTTCAGGGAAGAAGGAAGATCTCATCAGCAGAATAAAGATGCATTTGAGGAA GTAA
- the LOC116215608 gene encoding ATP-dependent DNA helicase 2 subunit KU70 isoform X4 produces the protein MDMELDPDEVFRDDEDDAEAEYFRERASTKELAVYLIDASPKMFLTHSPSEKHMKDESHFHITMSCILSSLKTQIISRSYDEVAICFFNTREKKNLQDLNGVFVFNVGDRESLDRPTAKFIKELSQLEEKFAKEIGSQYGIVAGSRENSLYNALWVAQALLRKGSARTADKRILLFTNEDDPFGNIKGATKTDMTRTTQQRAKDAQDLGISIELFPLSEPHKEFDLSRFYADMIGIDDDGIAEFMSAIGAKFEDMEYELKRRMIKKRIVKTLTFTIANGLAIEVNTYALVRPTVPGSTVWLDSVTNQPLKIERSFICADTGALMEEPTKRFQTYQNMNVKFSVEELSEIKRVSTAQLRLLGFKPLNCLKDYHNLRPSTFIFPTDEEVLGSTLIFVALHRSMLRLNRFAVAFYGNPSHPQLVAIVAQDEVKVAGGQVEPPGMHIIYLPYADDIRPIEEMSPENPVPRASDEQIDKAAALMKRIDLKGFSITQLSNPALQRHYAVLQALALEEDELPETKDKTLPDEEGMSRPTVVNAIDQFKHSVYGDQYEARSSAGDDNMSEASKKRKASAGNAVKECENYNWAEMAESGKLTTLTVVELKYYLTAHNLPVSGKKEDLISRIKMHLRK, from the exons aTGGATATGGAGCTTGACCCGGACGAAGTCTTCAGAGACGATGAAGACGATGCTGAGGCAGAATACTTTCGG GAAAGGGCGTCAACTAAGGAACTGGCGGTCTACTTGATCGATGCTTCCCCTAAAATGTTCCTCACTCACTCTCCTTCG GAGAAACATATGAAAGATGAGAGTCATTTCCATATCACCATGAGCTGTATCTTATCGTCATTGAAGACTCAAATCATCAGCAGGTCATATGATGAAGTTGCAATATGCTTCTTTAACACT AGGGAAAAGAAGAATCTGCAGGACTTAAATGGTGTCTTTGTGTTTAATGTTGGTGATCGGGAGTCTCTAGACAGGCCAACCGCGAAATTCATTAAGGAACTTTCTCAGTTAGAGG AAAAGTTTGCAAAAGAAATTGGAAGTCAATATGGTATCGTGGCTGGTTCTCGGGAAAATTCACTTTACAATGCTCTCTGGGTTGCACAGGCACTTCTTCGTAAAGG ATCTGCAAGGACAGCTGACAAGCGTATTCTTCTTTTCACGAATGAGGATGATCCTTTTGGGAACATAAAAGGAGCCACTAAAACAGATATGACAAGGACCACACAGCAACGAGCAAAA gATGCACAAGATCTAGGCATATCGATTGAGCTTTTTCCATTGAGTGAGCCTCACAAAGAGTTTGATCTTTCTCGTTTCTATGCT GATATGATTGGAATTGACGACGACGGTATTGCTGAATTTATGTCTGCAATAGGAGCAAA ATTCGAAGATATGGAATATGAGCTAAAAAGGCGTATGATCAAGAAGCGCATTGTCAAGACATTGACATTTACAATTGCTAATGGACTTGCAATTGAAGTTAATACTTATGCTTTGGTTCGGCCAACAGTACCAG GGTCAACTGTCTGGCTTGATTCTGTCACCAATCAACCTTTGAAG ATAGAGAGATCTTTCATCTGTGCGGATACTGGGGCATTGATGGAAGAGCCTACAAAACGCTTTCAAACTTATCAGAA TATGAACGTCAAGTTTTCAGTGGAGGAACTATCCGAAATAAAGAGGGTATCAACTGCCCAGCTTCGTCTTCTTGGATTCAAGCCATTGAATTGCTTAAAAGATTACCACAACTTGAGGCCatcaacttttatttttcctacTGATGAG GAAGTACTTGGAAGCACTCTCATTTTTGTTGCCTTGCATAGATCCATGTTGCGTTTGAACCG TTTTGCAGTTGCATTTTATGGCAATCCATCTCATCCTCAATTGGTCGCCATTGTTGCTCAA GATGAGGTAAAAGTTGCTGGTGGTCAGGTTGAGCCACCGGGAATGCACATTATTTATCTTCCATATGCAGATGACATCAGACCCATCGAAGAG ATGAGCCCAGAAAATCCAGTACCTCGGGCAAGTGATGAACAAATTGACAAAGCTGCTGCACTGATGAAACGAATTGATCTGAAGGGCTTCTCCATCACCCAGTTGAGCAATCCCG CTTTGCAGAGACACTATGCGGTTTTACAAGCCTTAGCTCTGGAAGAGGATGAATTGCCTGAAACCAAGGACAAAACGCTTCCTGATGAGGAAGGCATGTCTCG ACCTACAGTTGTTAATGCAATCGACCAATTCAAGCATTCTGTTTATGGAGATCAGTATGAGGCTAGGAGCTCTGCCGGTGACGACAACATGAGTGAGGCCTCAAAAAAGCGAAAGGCAAGCGCTGGGAACGCTGTAAAGGAGTGTGAGAACTACAACTGGGCTGAAATGGCTGAGAGTGGGAAG TTGACGACATTGACTGTGGTGGAGCTGAAATACTACTTGACAGCACACAACCTCCCCGTTTCAGGGAAGAAGGAAGATCTCATCAGCAGAATAAAGATGCATTTGAGGAAGTAA
- the LOC116215608 gene encoding ATP-dependent DNA helicase 2 subunit KU70 isoform X3: MDMELDPDEVFRDDEDDAEAEYFRERASTKELAVYLIDASPKMFLTHSPSEKHMKDESHFHITMSCILSSLKTQIISRSYDEVAICFFNTREKKNLQDLNGVFVFNVGDRESLDRPTAKFIKELSQLEEKFAKEIGSQYGIVAGSRENSLYNALWVAQALLRKGSARTADKRILLFTNEDDPFGNIKGATKTDMTRTTQQRAKDAQDLGISIELFPLSEPHKEFDLSRFYADMIGIDDDGIAEFMSAIGAKFEDMEYELKRRMIKKRIVKTLTFTIANGLAIEVNTYALVRPTVPGSTVWLDSVTNQPLKIERSFICADTGALMEEPTKRFQTYQNMNVKFSVEELSEIKRVSTAQLRLLGFKPLNCLKDYHNLRPSTFIFPTDEEVLGSTLIFVALHRSMLRLNRFAVAFYGNPSHPQLVAIVAQDEVKVAGGQVEPPGMHIIYLPYADDIRPIEEMSPENPVPRASDEQIDKAAALMKRIDLKGFSITQLSNPALQRHYAVLQALALEEDELPETKDKTLPDEEGMSRPTVVNAIDQFKHSVYGDQYEARSSAGDDNMSEASKKRKASAGNAVKECENYNWAEMAESGKLTTLTVVELKYYLTAHNLPVSGKKEDLISRIKMHLRK; encoded by the exons aTGGATATGGAGCTTGACCCGGACGAAGTCTTCAGAGACGATGAAGACGATGCTGAGGCAGAATACTTTCGG GAAAGGGCGTCAACTAAGGAACTGGCGGTCTACTTGATCGATGCTTCCCCTAAAATGTTCCTCACTCACTCTCCTTCG GAGAAACATATGAAAGATGAGAGTCATTTCCATATCACCATGAGCTGTATCTTATCGTCATTGAAGACTCAAATCATCAGCAGGTCATATGATGAAGTTGCAATATGCTTCTTTAACACT AGGGAAAAGAAGAATCTGCAGGACTTAAATGGTGTCTTTGTGTTTAATGTTGGTGATCGGGAGTCTCTAGACAGGCCAACCGCGAAATTCATTAAGGAACTTTCTCAGTTAGAGG AAAAGTTTGCAAAAGAAATTGGAAGTCAATATGGTATCGTGGCTGGTTCTCGGGAAAATTCACTTTACAATGCTCTCTGGGTTGCACAGGCACTTCTTCGTAAAGG ATCTGCAAGGACAGCTGACAAGCGTATTCTTCTTTTCACGAATGAGGATGATCCTTTTGGGAACATAAAAGGAGCCACTAAAACAGATATGACAAGGACCACACAGCAACGAGCAAAA gATGCACAAGATCTAGGCATATCGATTGAGCTTTTTCCATTGAGTGAGCCTCACAAAGAGTTTGATCTTTCTCGTTTCTATGCT GATATGATTGGAATTGACGACGACGGTATTGCTGAATTTATGTCTGCAATAGGAGCAAA ATTCGAAGATATGGAATATGAGCTAAAAAGGCGTATGATCAAGAAGCGCATTGTCAAGACATTGACATTTACAATTGCTAATGGACTTGCAATTGAAGTTAATACTTATGCTTTGGTTCGGCCAACAGTACCAG GGTCAACTGTCTGGCTTGATTCTGTCACCAATCAACCTTTGAAG ATAGAGAGATCTTTCATCTGTGCGGATACTGGGGCATTGATGGAAGAGCCTACAAAACGCTTTCAAACTTATCAGAA TATGAACGTCAAGTTTTCAGTGGAGGAACTATCCGAAATAAAGAGGGTATCAACTGCCCAGCTTCGTCTTCTTGGATTCAAGCCATTGAATTGCTTAAAAGATTACCACAACTTGAGGCCatcaacttttatttttcctacTGATGAG GAAGTACTTGGAAGCACTCTCATTTTTGTTGCCTTGCATAGATCCATGTTGCGTTTGAACCG TTTTGCAGTTGCATTTTATGGCAATCCATCTCATCCTCAATTGGTCGCCATTGTTGCTCAA GATGAGGTAAAAGTTGCTGGTGGTCAGGTTGAGCCACCGGGAATGCACATTATTTATCTTCCATATGCAGATGACATCAGACCCATCGAAGAG ATGAGCCCAGAAAATCCAGTACCTCGGGCAAGTGATGAACAAATTGACAAAGCTGCTGCACTGATGAAACGAATTGATCTGAAGGGCTTCTCCATCACCCAGTTGAGCAATCCCG CTTTGCAGAGACACTATGCGGTTTTACAAGCCTTAGCTCTGGAAGAGGATGAATTGCCTGAAACCAAGGACAAAACGCTTCCTGATGAGGAAGGCATGTCTCG ACCTACAGTTGTTAATGCAATCGACCAATTCAAGCATTCTGTTTATGGAGATCAGTATGAGGCTAGGAGCTCTGCCGGTGACGACAACATGAGTGAGGCCTCAAAAAAGCGAAAGGCAAGCGCTGGGAACGCTGTAAAGGAGTGTGAGAACTACAACTGGGCTGAAATGGCTGAGAGTGGGAAG TTGACGACATTGACTGTGGTGGAGCTGAAATACTACTTGACAGCACACAACCTCCCCGTTTCAGGGAAGAAGGAAGATCTCATCAGCAGAATAAAGATGCATTTGAGGAA GTAA
- the LOC116215608 gene encoding ATP-dependent DNA helicase 2 subunit KU70 isoform X6 has translation MDMELDPDEVFRDDEDDAEAEYFRERASTKELAVYLIDASPKMFLTHSPSREKKNLQDLNGVFVFNVGDRESLDRPTAKFIKELSQLEEKFAKEIGSQYGIVAGSRENSLYNALWVAQALLRKGSARTADKRILLFTNEDDPFGNIKGATKTDMTRTTQQRAKDAQDLGISIELFPLSEPHKEFDLSRFYADMIGIDDDGIAEFMSAIGAKFEDMEYELKRRMIKKRIVKTLTFTIANGLAIEVNTYALVRPTVPGSTVWLDSVTNQPLKIERSFICADTGALMEEPTKRFQTYQNMNVKFSVEELSEIKRVSTAQLRLLGFKPLNCLKDYHNLRPSTFIFPTDEEVLGSTLIFVALHRSMLRLNRFAVAFYGNPSHPQLVAIVAQDEVKVAGGQVEPPGMHIIYLPYADDIRPIEEFQMSPENPVPRASDEQIDKAAALMKRIDLKGFSITQLSNPALQRHYAVLQALALEEDELPETKDKTLPDEEGMSRPTVVNAIDQFKHSVYGDQYEARSSAGDDNMSEASKKRKASAGNAVKECENYNWAEMAESGKLTTLTVVELKYYLTAHNLPVSGKKEDLISRIKMHLRK, from the exons aTGGATATGGAGCTTGACCCGGACGAAGTCTTCAGAGACGATGAAGACGATGCTGAGGCAGAATACTTTCGG GAAAGGGCGTCAACTAAGGAACTGGCGGTCTACTTGATCGATGCTTCCCCTAAAATGTTCCTCACTCACTCTCCTTCG AGGGAAAAGAAGAATCTGCAGGACTTAAATGGTGTCTTTGTGTTTAATGTTGGTGATCGGGAGTCTCTAGACAGGCCAACCGCGAAATTCATTAAGGAACTTTCTCAGTTAGAGG AAAAGTTTGCAAAAGAAATTGGAAGTCAATATGGTATCGTGGCTGGTTCTCGGGAAAATTCACTTTACAATGCTCTCTGGGTTGCACAGGCACTTCTTCGTAAAGG ATCTGCAAGGACAGCTGACAAGCGTATTCTTCTTTTCACGAATGAGGATGATCCTTTTGGGAACATAAAAGGAGCCACTAAAACAGATATGACAAGGACCACACAGCAACGAGCAAAA gATGCACAAGATCTAGGCATATCGATTGAGCTTTTTCCATTGAGTGAGCCTCACAAAGAGTTTGATCTTTCTCGTTTCTATGCT GATATGATTGGAATTGACGACGACGGTATTGCTGAATTTATGTCTGCAATAGGAGCAAA ATTCGAAGATATGGAATATGAGCTAAAAAGGCGTATGATCAAGAAGCGCATTGTCAAGACATTGACATTTACAATTGCTAATGGACTTGCAATTGAAGTTAATACTTATGCTTTGGTTCGGCCAACAGTACCAG GGTCAACTGTCTGGCTTGATTCTGTCACCAATCAACCTTTGAAG ATAGAGAGATCTTTCATCTGTGCGGATACTGGGGCATTGATGGAAGAGCCTACAAAACGCTTTCAAACTTATCAGAA TATGAACGTCAAGTTTTCAGTGGAGGAACTATCCGAAATAAAGAGGGTATCAACTGCCCAGCTTCGTCTTCTTGGATTCAAGCCATTGAATTGCTTAAAAGATTACCACAACTTGAGGCCatcaacttttatttttcctacTGATGAG GAAGTACTTGGAAGCACTCTCATTTTTGTTGCCTTGCATAGATCCATGTTGCGTTTGAACCG TTTTGCAGTTGCATTTTATGGCAATCCATCTCATCCTCAATTGGTCGCCATTGTTGCTCAA GATGAGGTAAAAGTTGCTGGTGGTCAGGTTGAGCCACCGGGAATGCACATTATTTATCTTCCATATGCAGATGACATCAGACCCATCGAAGAG TTTCAGATGAGCCCAGAAAATCCAGTACCTCGGGCAAGTGATGAACAAATTGACAAAGCTGCTGCACTGATGAAACGAATTGATCTGAAGGGCTTCTCCATCACCCAGTTGAGCAATCCCG CTTTGCAGAGACACTATGCGGTTTTACAAGCCTTAGCTCTGGAAGAGGATGAATTGCCTGAAACCAAGGACAAAACGCTTCCTGATGAGGAAGGCATGTCTCG ACCTACAGTTGTTAATGCAATCGACCAATTCAAGCATTCTGTTTATGGAGATCAGTATGAGGCTAGGAGCTCTGCCGGTGACGACAACATGAGTGAGGCCTCAAAAAAGCGAAAGGCAAGCGCTGGGAACGCTGTAAAGGAGTGTGAGAACTACAACTGGGCTGAAATGGCTGAGAGTGGGAAG TTGACGACATTGACTGTGGTGGAGCTGAAATACTACTTGACAGCACACAACCTCCCCGTTTCAGGGAAGAAGGAAGATCTCATCAGCAGAATAAAGATGCATTTGAGGAA GTAA